ACTCAAATAAGCTCACATCTTTTTGTTGTGCCATAATCTTGGTTCCCCTCCCACTTATTAACTATGGCTATTATAGCACATATGTTCCCTGGTGAGAAGGAGTTCCTGATTAAGCTTGATAGTCATGAAAAATATTGAACCTTACACCATAGCTGGAGGAAATCCGGCAAAACTAATTAAGAAACGATTTTCTGAGATTATAATCGAAAAATTACTAAAAATTAAATGGTGGAATTGGGATATTGAAATCATTTCAAATAACATAAATATCATCACTGGTGGAGATATTGAAGCGCTAAAGAATGTAATAAATAAAGAATAAAATCCTTGGCTACTTGTTAAGGATTTTTATTCTAACGAGATGCGTTTAAAAAGATGATGCACATTTTAACATTGCACCCAGCAAGTTGATAAATCGGCTTGCTGCACAAGCCGTAAGAGTCTTGTTTGTCGCTATCCAGTTATTGCGGCATATGCATGTAGTTTACATAACCATTGGTGTCACCCTCCCCCATAAAAAGAAAAACCCCGTATTCCTACGGAGATTGAAGTCAAGTTATTTTGCAAAATGGTTGTAAGCGTCTCTTTTTTTCTCTGATCCGTCTATAAAACCGCTAAGGGGTGCATTAATTCTTAATATTGGCTGTTCCTTACCCCCTAAATTCGATGGATTCTCCGTCTGGGCCAATAAATACCACTCTTCGCCAGCCTTCCTCACGGGGTTCTCTAGCACCCGCAGGGTGGGGTTCCGTTTGAATAGGAATACCGGATTGTTTCAAGCGTTGATAATCCTCATCAAAGTTATCGCTTTCTAAACAAAAATGATAGCCCTGATTTTTCTCCCCAGTATCTGGCATATGAATTATTTCCAAAACTGTGTCACCAAGTTTCAGATAGACTATTTTTTCGATGGTAGATACAGACACATCATGTTCGTAATATTTCTTAAAACCAAAATGCTTTTCATAAAAGTCAATCGACTTTTCCCTATCTTTGACGTTAAAGGCGATATGATCAATCCGACGGAACATACTTAACTCCCTCTCTTGTTACAAGATTTATTGAGTATTATATCCTATAAGCTAATGAATATGTTTGTGCTTTCAATGGTCATTTGAGCAACTGCAACGCATGATAGCGCTGCATATCCTAGACAACTGTTTTTCAAGTTGATAAGCTCGCTTACCCTTCATCGTAAAGTAATGCGGGCTTTATGATGGCCATACCGTCTTTGTTCTGCTAATTGCAACATATGGCCTGTAAGCCAAATTAACTACACTCCTGCATTTACCATCACCCCCTATAAAAAATGAAAAACCTCGAGCGGATACACTCGAAGTTAATAACACCTGGATTTCTTCTTTTACCATAAGTATAGTTTTAACTGCCCCGGATCCTATCCCGGCAATAAGTTACATAGCAATCATGACAAAATATGACAGACAAAGCTATATAACCAACATATAAATGGTGATATAATTTTCGAAAATAAAGAAGGAGGTTGGGATAAAATGATAGCCTTCTGTGGTTTAGTTTGTTCTGGATGCCCTGTTTTTTCGGCAACCCAAAAAGATGACGCCCAACACAAAACTGAAATCGCTAAATCATGGTCCAAGTATTACGGTTTTGAACTTGAATCTAAAGATATAAATTGTGATGGATGTTTAACTGAGAATGGCCGGCTATTTAAACATTGCAAAGTTTGCAATATAAGAGCGTGTTGTCAAGAGCGACATATAGAAAACTGCGCACATTGTTCTGATTTTGCCTGCAATGAGCTAACTGAAATATTCAAGGCCGTACCTGATGCAAAGATAAAGCTTCATCAAATTAAGGATAACCTTTAAGTGCCTGAATCTTCCTGAAAAATGTCTCATTGCCACATAATACCGTGCTTTAAGCTGTTGTAACTTATGCATGTTGGAGCCGCATTCAGCTTAAGTCACACTGTGTCAGTCACCCCCATAAAAACAGAAAACTTCGAGCGCATACCCAAAGCTAAAATGCACAGTTTTTAATTTTTAAAACTAGAGACAAATTTTTAGCTCCACTGGCTGATCTTGCCGCCAATAAATGCTGCTTCACACTTAAGACAAACAGCGCATTAAATGAGAGTCCCTTTTTAATCCGGTATTGCAACCTATGCATGTGGAGCCACAACCAGCTTTCAGTCATACATTGTCGATCACCCCCATAAATAAAAAACTTCGAGCGCATGCCCGAAGCTAAAATGAATGGATTTAATTTTTAAAACCCGGGAGACAAATTTTTTAGGTCCCACTGCCTGGGTCTTGCTGCCAATAAATGCCGCTTCACACTTCAGACAAAATGTTCACCAACTGGTATTGCTCGCTATAGCACATAGTATCTAGATAATGTTGCCTATCCGTGGCCTTAAAATGGTTTATTGGTAGCACATCAGTTCCTCAATGGTGTAGTATCTAACTTGCGAAGCACATATTGGAAGATACTGTTTGGAAATAATCATGCTTGCCCAATCGAGGTAGCGCTGTTCAGCGAAGTTTAAGATGTGGTAGGAGACAAGGCTCCAGGCATTCATAACCAATCCACTAATAATACCAGCCGCAACCTCTGTAAAATCTGTCCATAAAAAATCCACTCCTCCAAAAAATTTTACCGACGCCTAATACGTTTATTCAGATTTAATTAACAGAATTTAAATAAATAATCCTCCTACTTAGAAAACTAAATTCAAATAAGGTTTTTAAGGTCACGGAAAAAAATGGTTTTTAGAAAGATTTTGGGTAATTAAAGTTTACCTACAAAGCGCTAAAGAGTCTGTCGGGTACAAAAAAAGAATAACTAACCTACGTATTTCCCATGTTAATGATTAAAAGGAGGAAAATTAAATGTTCATTTTCTAGAGACTAACAGATTACCTTGGGTATCCAGCTCAGCTAAGGCCACTTCTTTACTGAGTTCCTTAATGCCCTGGTAACTTAACGCTCCTAAAAGCCATTCCTTGGTCAGGTTGGCATGGCTAAGATTATTTTCTATGATTGACCCATCCATGACAAGGGGCAAAGTTAGTCCCTCGTATTGGGTTGGAACATTCAAGTCACTGGGGTTAACAGGTCTTTTTTGGGACTTGGGAAAGGCGGATAGCCTCCCCTGAGGCTCCAGGACAGCAAACTCAACATCGGTTACCTTGTCGTATCCCTTTGTCCGTAGCAACCCCATAAACTGGTTTAAACTTAAAGAGGTTGCCTTTAATGCTTTCTCATCCAACTGGCCATCTTTTACTACCACCGTTGGTAAATGCTCCATAATTGGTGTCAGTTTGTTGATAATGGCCAGGTGTGAGGTTATCCAAATAAGAAAAATTAGAATACCCGTTCCAAAGATGGCCCTCATGGTTACTTTTGTTACCAAAGGTTCGGCAGCCACATTTGACAATATAAAAATCCCGGCTATTTCATAAGCTGTCATTTCTGCAATGGCTTTTTTTGTTAATACGCGGGCACCAAAGTAGGCTAAAAGAAAGATTATAATTACCTTCGTCCCGTAGGTAAATAATTCCACTTTCGGTTTGACCTCCCTAAATACCTAAAAATACCGTCGTTATGGTTCGAACTTCTTCTCTTAATCCTCCAATTTGAGTTATTACATCATCTTCCTGATTTTTAACTAAAACGGCAGCTTCATTCAATTCGCGTCGGAAAGTGCTTAAATCCTCAGGAGAGTTTGAGACTCTGATTATGAATTTATTTGCAATGAACGTATTATTTAACAAAGAAATCTCGGCCCCTGCCTGTTCCCAGTCTTCCTTGATAACGCTGTTTTCGAGTCTATCCAGGGCCGATAACATAATTTTATTTGGATCGTTTAATCCAACGTTAAATCCGTACCACATAAACCCGACTGTTATCACCCATACCAGGGCCAGCCAAAGACGGATTTTTTCCCGGTCAAAATACATCTTTTCACCTCCTGCATTTAAAGGCCATCGCTAAGATGCAGTTCTCTCTGAAGCTGAGTTCTTAAGGCTATAGTAAAATCTCCCCTGCGTATCAAGCATTGCAGCGAGAACATCTCTTGGGGAACTTATATTGAAATTTTTTAGTTGTTCATAAAGCCACTTCTCAGATAAATTATTCCTCTCCAAATTTTCATTAATTATATTTCCATCCTCGATTAACATCGTAGGATACCCTTCGTATTTTGTTGGCAAGCCCAAGTCCTGGGGAGTAACAGCTCTATTCTGGGATTTTGGCATGACGCTTATCTTACCATCTGGTTCAAGGACAGCAAACTCTACTTGTCCTAAAAAGAAATAACCTTT
The Bacillota bacterium genome window above contains:
- a CDS encoding DUF3795 domain-containing protein, encoding MIAFCGLVCSGCPVFSATQKDDAQHKTEIAKSWSKYYGFELESKDINCDGCLTENGRLFKHCKVCNIRACCQERHIENCAHCSDFACNELTEIFKAVPDAKIKLHQIKDNL
- a CDS encoding VOC family protein, translated to MFRRIDHIAFNVKDREKSIDFYEKHFGFKKYYEHDVSVSTIEKIVYLKLGDTVLEIIHMPDTGEKNQGYHFCLESDNFDEDYQRLKQSGIPIQTEPHPAGAREPREEGWRRVVFIGPDGESIEFRG
- a CDS encoding DUF4363 family protein; translation: MYFDREKIRLWLALVWVITVGFMWYGFNVGLNDPNKIMLSALDRLENSVIKEDWEQAGAEISLLNNTFIANKFIIRVSNSPEDLSTFRRELNEAAVLVKNQEDDVITQIGGLREEVRTITTVFLGI
- a CDS encoding DUF421 domain-containing protein, whose translation is MTAYEIAGIFILSNVAAEPLVTKVTMRAIFGTGILIFLIWITSHLAIINKLTPIMEHLPTVVVKDGQLDEKALKATSLSLNQFMGLLRTKGYDKVTDVEFAVLEPQGRLSAFPKSQKRPVNPSDLNVPTQYEGLTLPLVMDGSIIENNLSHANLTKEWLLGALSYQGIKELSKEVALAELDTQGNLLVSRK